A stretch of the Mustela nigripes isolate SB6536 chromosome X, MUSNIG.SB6536, whole genome shotgun sequence genome encodes the following:
- the PPP1R2C gene encoding protein phosphatase inhibitor 2 family member C: MAASTASHRPIKGILKNKSSTGSSVAASAQQSGGTIQEVQRKKSQKWDESNILATHRPAYRDYDFMKINEPSSPYFSPQDDGEDPLNDSEAKEAMTPDNLAKKFAASGTSELNCQLGEPESDGAHSSKILFDKQEKQRQFEMKRKLHYNEGLNLKLARQLISKDLQHEKDKDDNEETLHGDNNEDNTAAEESSEVPTNDELQSQAFCT; the protein is encoded by the coding sequence ATGGCGGCCTCCACTGCCTCGCACCGGCCGATCAAGGGGATACTGAAGAACAAAAGCTCCACTGGTTCCTCAGTGGCTGCCTCTGCCCAGCAGTCGGGAGGGACAATACAGGAGGTCCAGAGAAAAAAGTCCCAGAAATGGGACGAATCCAACATCCTGGCAACACACCGGCCTGCTTATAGAGACTATGACTTCATGAAGATCAACGAGCCCAGCAGCCCCTACTTCAGCCCGCAAGACGATGGAGAAGATCCACTGAATGATTCTGAAGCAAAGGAAGCCATGACCCCAGACAACTTAGCCAAGAAATTCGCCGCCAGTGGTACCTCGGAATTGAACTGCCAGTTGGGAGAGCCGGAGAGTGACGGAGCACACAGCAGCAAGATCCTTTTCGACAAGCAAGAAAAGCAGCGGCAGTTcgaaatgaaaaggaaactacACTACAACGAAGGCCTGAACCTCAAGCTGGCTAGACAACTCATCTCCAAAGACCTCCAACATGAGAAAGACAAGGATGACAACGAAGAAACTCTACATGGTGACAATAACGAAGACAACACTGCTGCGGAAGAATCCAGTGAAGTTCCTACAAATGACGAACTGCAATCCCAGGCATTCTGCACCTAG